A single region of the Pseudothermotoga sp. genome encodes:
- the glyS gene encoding glycine--tRNA ligase subunit beta, with translation MMNCVLFEVGVEDLPASEMNSIKDQLKELIPNLFREARIPFDSFDTFVTNRRIAILLKGVANTQEDVTLERRGPSEKVAFSDGQPTKALLGFLSSCGANFEDLFLKDGYVYVRKILKGKDVREILPEVLTRVITSLKFSKPMRWGDGRYEFVRPVKWVLALFNNEIIPLELFDKKSDRFTMSHPYLGKRISINHPNDYVRILKENFVAVDEETRRKMILEQLDQMEKEYLIVCEKDSSLIEEICKITEWPQAIVGKFDEKYLKLPRELITVTVKHHLSAFSTTRDDRLTCHFVAFIDRPKDDSTIITKGYENVVNARLEDARYYFEMDRKRKLEDFNEKLRGIVFQRELGTLYDKVQRILTLTRYLVEKISANSIMSKALRAAYLSKADTATHVVYEFPELQGIMGRVYATLDREDELVALALEDQYSQEPKTELGALIGICDRVDTIVGNIALGNIPTGSKDPYGLRTKADTVYWSIVHFNWDIDLADFLLKAKELLNIGLDEVKLFDFMNARFYAFLLSKNFSFDIARAVNHLWRRPLRGYLSAQALTKARNGEDFNNIAVGFERVHNITKNHLDKHFDGALFEKQAEIDLLNQFVILKTKVEESLTKLDYEDAIKHLSSLKPYIDKYFDEVFVMVDQEDIRRNRLGFLKNIDELFMLVGDLTQLIRKE, from the coding sequence ATGATGAACTGCGTCTTGTTTGAAGTCGGTGTCGAAGATTTACCAGCGAGCGAAATGAATTCCATAAAAGATCAGCTCAAAGAATTGATACCCAATTTGTTCCGTGAAGCCCGAATTCCTTTCGATTCTTTCGACACGTTTGTGACGAACCGCAGAATAGCCATTCTTTTAAAGGGTGTGGCAAACACACAAGAAGACGTTACATTGGAAAGACGTGGCCCATCGGAAAAAGTGGCTTTTTCTGATGGACAACCTACCAAAGCGTTGCTTGGGTTTCTATCATCGTGTGGTGCAAACTTTGAGGATTTATTTCTCAAAGATGGTTATGTTTACGTCAGAAAAATTTTGAAAGGCAAGGATGTTCGTGAAATTCTACCAGAAGTGTTGACTAGGGTTATTACTAGCCTCAAGTTTTCGAAACCAATGCGTTGGGGTGATGGGAGATACGAATTTGTCAGACCTGTGAAATGGGTCTTGGCTCTTTTCAACAATGAAATCATACCACTGGAGCTCTTCGACAAAAAATCAGATAGATTCACCATGTCTCATCCATATTTGGGAAAACGGATCAGTATAAACCACCCAAATGATTACGTCCGAATTCTTAAGGAAAACTTTGTAGCTGTTGATGAAGAGACAAGAAGAAAAATGATTCTTGAACAATTGGATCAGATGGAGAAAGAATATCTTATTGTTTGTGAAAAAGATTCATCACTTATTGAGGAAATATGCAAGATCACCGAATGGCCACAAGCCATAGTTGGAAAGTTCGATGAGAAGTATCTGAAGCTCCCGAGAGAACTCATTACAGTAACGGTCAAACACCATCTCAGCGCTTTCTCGACGACCAGAGACGATCGTCTAACGTGCCATTTCGTCGCGTTCATAGATAGACCAAAAGATGATTCGACCATCATAACAAAGGGTTATGAAAATGTTGTGAATGCGCGTCTTGAGGATGCACGGTATTACTTTGAAATGGATAGAAAACGCAAGCTTGAAGATTTCAACGAAAAATTGCGTGGTATAGTTTTTCAAAGAGAACTAGGAACACTCTATGACAAAGTTCAAAGGATACTCACACTCACTCGATATCTGGTGGAAAAAATTTCGGCAAATTCTATTATGAGTAAAGCTTTACGCGCGGCCTACTTGAGCAAGGCAGATACTGCAACCCATGTGGTATACGAATTTCCCGAGCTTCAAGGTATCATGGGTAGAGTCTATGCCACTTTGGATAGAGAAGATGAACTCGTTGCACTAGCTCTTGAAGATCAGTATTCTCAGGAACCTAAGACTGAACTTGGAGCATTGATCGGTATATGTGATAGGGTAGATACTATAGTTGGTAACATTGCCCTAGGCAACATTCCTACTGGCTCAAAGGATCCTTACGGCTTGCGCACCAAAGCTGATACAGTTTACTGGTCAATTGTGCATTTCAACTGGGATATTGATCTCGCTGATTTTCTATTGAAAGCTAAAGAGCTATTAAATATTGGACTCGATGAAGTGAAGCTTTTTGATTTCATGAACGCTCGTTTTTACGCCTTTTTGTTATCTAAGAATTTCTCCTTCGACATCGCCCGTGCCGTTAACCACCTGTGGAGAAGACCACTTCGTGGATATTTGTCTGCACAAGCTTTGACCAAAGCTCGCAATGGCGAAGATTTCAACAACATTGCTGTAGGATTCGAAAGAGTACATAACATAACTAAGAATCATCTTGACAAACACTTTGATGGAGCGTTGTTTGAAAAACAAGCAGAAATAGATTTGCTGAACCAGTTTGTCATTTTGAAAACCAAAGTGGAAGAAAGCTTAACCAAGCTTGATTATGAAGATGCAATAAAACATCTTTCATCTTTGAAACCCTATATAGACAAGTATTTTGACGAAGTGTTCGTCATGGTCGATCAAGAAGACATAAGACGCAATAGATTAGGCTTTCTCAAGAACATAGACGAACTGTTCATGCTCGTTGGAGATCTAACGCAGCTAATAAGAAAAGAATAG
- the guaB gene encoding IMP dehydrogenase, with product MSHLKYEEALTFDDVLLVPQYSEVLPSEVNVRTRLVADIWINIPLVSAAMDTVTEAALAKALAREGGVGVIHRNMSIEEQAYQVSLVKRAENGVIYDPITIRPDETVEQALKLMSMYKIGGLPVVNEDMKLLGLITNRDIRFETNLSKSVSELMTPRSKLIVAKPNITLEEAKHILHKYRIEKLPLVDDNDKLVGIITIKDIMSVIEHPFASRDTKGRLVVGAAVGTGEDVFKRVQALKDAQVDFVVVDTAHGHSKRVIETVKKLKQNFPGLPIIAGNVATAEGVKALIEAGADGVKVGVGPGSICTTRVVAGVGVPQFTAIVECSKVASEHGITLIADGGIRYSGDIVKALAAGADSVMIGSIFAGTEEAPGETILYQGRKYKAYRGMGSESAMKRGSADRYFQSENSKLVPEGVEGMVPYKGTIKDVVHQLVGGLKAGMGYVGARDLQELRQKAKFIKVTLAGLRESHPHDIIITREASNYWTSSPRE from the coding sequence GTGTCCCATTTGAAGTATGAAGAAGCTCTCACGTTTGACGATGTGCTTTTGGTGCCACAATATAGCGAAGTCTTACCATCGGAAGTAAACGTCAGAACTAGGCTTGTGGCAGATATTTGGATCAATATACCTCTCGTCAGTGCTGCGATGGACACCGTTACGGAAGCCGCTTTGGCAAAAGCCTTGGCCCGGGAAGGCGGTGTCGGTGTCATACACAGAAACATGTCCATTGAAGAACAGGCGTACCAAGTCAGCTTGGTGAAAAGAGCAGAGAACGGTGTGATATATGATCCTATAACTATAAGACCGGATGAGACAGTAGAGCAAGCTTTAAAGCTAATGTCGATGTATAAAATAGGCGGCTTGCCTGTGGTCAACGAGGATATGAAGTTACTTGGTTTAATCACGAACAGAGACATCAGGTTCGAAACGAACCTCTCAAAATCGGTTAGTGAGCTCATGACTCCACGTTCTAAATTGATTGTGGCAAAGCCGAACATTACTCTAGAGGAAGCCAAGCATATTTTGCACAAATACAGGATCGAGAAACTGCCTTTAGTTGACGATAACGATAAATTAGTTGGAATCATAACGATCAAGGATATAATGAGTGTCATCGAACATCCGTTTGCGTCACGGGATACCAAGGGGAGGTTGGTCGTTGGAGCAGCTGTTGGAACCGGGGAAGACGTTTTCAAAAGAGTGCAAGCACTCAAAGATGCACAAGTTGACTTCGTAGTTGTTGATACCGCCCATGGTCATTCTAAACGAGTTATTGAAACTGTGAAGAAACTGAAGCAAAATTTTCCAGGTTTGCCAATCATAGCGGGCAATGTTGCTACAGCTGAAGGTGTGAAGGCCTTGATCGAGGCCGGTGCCGACGGGGTGAAAGTGGGGGTTGGACCTGGTTCGATTTGCACTACTCGTGTTGTTGCTGGTGTCGGAGTTCCCCAGTTCACAGCCATTGTTGAGTGCTCAAAAGTAGCTAGTGAGCATGGCATCACACTCATAGCTGATGGAGGAATCAGATATTCAGGAGATATAGTCAAAGCACTTGCTGCGGGGGCAGACTCTGTGATGATAGGTAGCATTTTTGCTGGGACGGAAGAGGCGCCTGGTGAAACAATTCTGTATCAAGGACGAAAATATAAAGCTTACCGCGGCATGGGTAGCGAATCAGCCATGAAAAGAGGGAGTGCAGATAGATATTTTCAGAGCGAGAATTCTAAGCTTGTACCAGAGGGTGTTGAAGGAATGGTTCCTTATAAAGGAACAATTAAGGATGTTGTTCATCAACTTGTCGGGGGTCTTAAGGCTGGTATGGGATACGTTGGCGCAAGAGACTTGCAAGAACTCAGACAAAAAGCAAAATTCATAAAGGTGACTCTGGCTGGATTAAGAGAGAGTCACCCACACGACATAATAATTACCAGGGAGGCTTCGAACTATTGGACATCCTCACCAAGAGAGTGA
- a CDS encoding acylphosphatase, which translates to MKAVFIKIFGHVQGVGFRYFTHRIAKKLRITGYVRNAEDGTVEIHAEGDERMLEQFLSEVSRGPTMAIVTDVQVEEVPIEGYRDFDIIR; encoded by the coding sequence TTGAAAGCCGTATTCATAAAAATTTTTGGTCATGTTCAGGGGGTTGGCTTCAGATACTTCACGCACAGAATAGCCAAAAAACTCAGGATAACAGGTTATGTGAGGAACGCCGAGGATGGTACCGTTGAAATACACGCCGAAGGAGATGAACGAATGCTCGAGCAGTTCCTTTCGGAAGTAAGTAGAGGCCCTACGATGGCGATCGTAACCGACGTTCAAGTAGAAGAAGTCCCGATTGAAGGATACAGGGACTTCGACATCATTCGCTGA
- the tmk gene encoding dTMP kinase: MFISFEGIDGSGKGTQVQLFTDYLRKKGVDFIYVREPGGTPFGEQIRNILLVDRTLTAKAELLLFLASRAQLVETIIKPALAQGKLVVADRFADSSVAYQGFARGLGVNIVKELNNFVTDGLKPNLTFYIDIPVESALSRKKQLDRIEEEGKEFFRKVRKAYLDLIEEEPDRFVLVNGEADELTIHNFIVETFERRKKQNAI; the protein is encoded by the coding sequence GTGTTTATCAGTTTCGAAGGTATCGATGGGAGTGGTAAAGGAACACAAGTTCAGCTGTTCACAGATTATCTTCGGAAGAAAGGCGTGGATTTCATATACGTGAGAGAACCGGGTGGCACACCATTCGGTGAACAGATCAGAAACATATTACTGGTTGACCGAACGTTGACCGCGAAAGCCGAGTTGCTGTTGTTTCTCGCAAGCAGAGCTCAATTAGTTGAGACGATTATAAAACCCGCCTTAGCTCAGGGAAAGTTAGTTGTTGCTGATAGATTCGCTGACTCAAGCGTTGCATATCAAGGTTTCGCCCGTGGCTTAGGCGTAAACATTGTGAAAGAGTTGAACAATTTCGTGACGGACGGCTTGAAACCAAATTTAACATTCTACATAGATATACCAGTTGAATCGGCTCTATCACGAAAAAAACAACTCGATAGAATCGAGGAGGAAGGAAAGGAGTTCTTTAGGAAGGTTAGGAAGGCCTATCTGGATTTGATTGAAGAAGAACCCGATAGATTCGTTCTCGTGAACGGTGAAGCAGATGAGCTGACGATTCACAACTTCATCGTTGAAACATTCGAGAGGAGGAAAAAACAAAATGCTATTTAA
- a CDS encoding ABC transporter permease: protein MLFNLFLVEMKRTLKNPYMLTLILSIPLAVVAVAVILFSSFSFLQARIGILNLDTDPLSRLTVGVVMSMFKGGNVSYVSTNYEQKLLNGELQAIIVIPKEFSKKLYAGQQTELIFIPSPVDLQVSTIMYRTFRSLLEDLNGSPFFDPQVIRFLFTSPGYPSPKLSVLDKEEALSFLSILVPIGVFLSTACVLLAIVSNTFQLDEQSRLTEIYITMNVNSFTYTVSKILTYTTIGSIISLLAFLAFVFLNIPFDLTTTLNLIVLNALFHACLGIILSAVSPNTQISALLSVAVAAISFYFSGSVVPVSSMPLLLQGIARNYPLFLINYALRKKQLFSMNPSSDVKLVLSYILISFVVCIVLGSMRLRRK, encoded by the coding sequence ATGCTATTTAACTTGTTTCTCGTTGAGATGAAAAGAACTCTGAAAAATCCTTACATGTTGACTTTGATCCTTTCTATACCACTCGCTGTTGTAGCCGTAGCTGTCATTTTGTTCTCCAGCTTCAGTTTCCTCCAAGCAAGGATAGGTATATTGAATCTCGATACAGATCCTTTGTCTCGCCTTACAGTGGGTGTTGTCATGTCTATGTTCAAAGGCGGCAATGTGAGCTATGTGTCCACAAATTACGAGCAAAAACTGTTGAATGGTGAACTACAAGCGATTATCGTGATACCAAAAGAGTTCTCTAAGAAACTCTATGCGGGACAGCAAACTGAATTGATTTTTATCCCCAGCCCGGTTGATTTACAAGTTTCTACCATCATGTATAGAACCTTTCGTTCTTTGCTTGAGGATTTGAACGGTAGTCCTTTTTTCGATCCACAAGTTATCAGGTTTCTATTCACATCCCCAGGTTATCCATCGCCAAAACTTTCTGTACTTGACAAAGAAGAAGCTTTAAGTTTCCTTTCGATCCTTGTGCCGATCGGTGTTTTTCTCTCAACTGCGTGTGTTTTACTTGCCATAGTCTCAAACACTTTTCAGTTAGATGAGCAGTCACGATTAACAGAAATCTATATCACAATGAATGTGAACAGCTTCACATACACGGTTTCGAAGATTTTGACATACACTACTATAGGTTCTATCATCTCCCTCCTTGCTTTTTTAGCGTTTGTTTTCTTGAACATACCTTTTGATCTGACAACCACACTCAATTTGATAGTGCTCAATGCTTTATTCCACGCATGCCTTGGAATAATTCTATCAGCAGTTTCTCCAAATACCCAAATCTCAGCACTTTTGAGTGTTGCAGTCGCTGCAATAAGTTTTTACTTCAGCGGTAGTGTTGTACCCGTTTCATCAATGCCCCTTCTTTTGCAAGGCATTGCACGAAATTACCCCTTATTCTTGATCAACTACGCACTGAGAAAGAAACAACTATTTTCTATGAATCCCAGCAGTGATGTTAAATTGGTTCTCTCATACATACTGATCTCATTCGTGGTGTGTATCGTCCTAGGTTCGATGAGATTGAGGAGGAAATGA
- the yfcE gene encoding phosphodiesterase: MNLRRILIVSDTHGSLTSWKKLKALVGSVDEIYHLGDVLYHGPRNPLPEGYDPSKLAEELKHENLFLVRGNCDADVDLLVLGISEAPKVLLLSFGGIDSVLTHGEFFVDEQHALRFLENYRAQILFYGHSHVPRFDQFGLKLVINPGSLSLPKLHTDPSFVLLEIGDSIKISLISLDGKITREVFL; encoded by the coding sequence ATGAATTTGAGAAGGATATTGATAGTGTCCGATACTCACGGTTCACTGACAAGCTGGAAAAAGTTAAAAGCCTTGGTAGGAAGCGTTGATGAGATTTATCATCTTGGTGATGTGTTGTATCATGGCCCAAGGAACCCATTACCGGAAGGTTACGATCCATCAAAACTGGCGGAGGAGTTGAAACATGAGAATCTTTTCTTAGTTCGTGGTAATTGCGACGCAGATGTCGATTTACTCGTCCTTGGCATATCGGAAGCACCGAAAGTGCTGCTATTGAGCTTTGGGGGCATTGATTCTGTTCTAACGCATGGGGAATTTTTCGTTGATGAACAGCATGCACTTCGCTTTCTAGAAAATTACAGAGCTCAAATTTTATTCTATGGACACTCACACGTCCCGAGGTTCGACCAATTCGGTCTGAAGTTGGTTATAAACCCTGGAAGTTTATCTTTACCAAAGCTTCATACTGACCCTAGTTTTGTGCTTCTTGAAATTGGTGATTCAATAAAGATTTCGTTGATTTCGTTGGACGGTAAGATTACTAGGGAGGTCTTTCTGTGA
- the tsf gene encoding translation elongation factor Ts: protein MEVKADMVKKLREMTGAGVMECKTALSEANGDFEKAVEILRKRGTTVAQKKASRATKEGIVTAYVHFNDKIGVLLELGCETDFVARMPEFKELAYNLAKQVAAMNPRYVSREDVPQEVIEKEKEIYLAQLKDTNKPPQVIDKIVQGKLEKFFEDVCLYDQKYIFDDTKTVKQIIEEAIAKIRENIRVTRFVRMQVGEE from the coding sequence ATGGAAGTCAAGGCTGATATGGTGAAGAAGCTCAGAGAAATGACAGGTGCTGGTGTAATGGAGTGCAAAACAGCTTTGAGCGAAGCGAATGGTGATTTTGAAAAAGCAGTTGAAATACTAAGAAAGCGAGGAACAACTGTCGCTCAAAAGAAAGCATCTCGAGCCACTAAAGAAGGCATCGTAACCGCATACGTACACTTCAATGACAAAATAGGTGTACTCCTGGAACTCGGATGTGAAACAGACTTTGTGGCCCGAATGCCTGAATTCAAGGAACTTGCGTACAATCTAGCCAAACAGGTGGCAGCAATGAACCCGAGGTACGTTTCAAGGGAAGATGTGCCACAGGAGGTCATAGAGAAAGAGAAAGAAATTTACTTGGCGCAACTCAAAGATACTAACAAACCACCGCAAGTAATAGATAAAATTGTCCAAGGTAAGCTGGAGAAGTTTTTTGAAGATGTTTGTTTATACGATCAAAAGTATATATTCGATGATACGAAAACTGTGAAACAAATCATTGAAGAAGCTATCGCTAAAATTAGGGAAAACATCAGAGTTACCAGGTTCGTCAGGATGCAGGTAGGAGAAGAGTGA
- the coaD gene encoding pantetheine-phosphate adenylyltransferase — protein sequence MKAMYPGSFDPITYGHLDVIHRALKIFDELWVVVMINPKKKALLPLDKRLELIKELLKDEPRVHVDSHRGLLVDYAKSKNIKTIVRGLRAVTDFQYELEMAIANKHLWPELETVFLMTDEKFSFLSSGLVREVASMGGDVSNWVPSNVLDVLKEMYGKGML from the coding sequence ATGAAGGCTATGTATCCAGGCTCATTTGATCCAATCACTTATGGTCATTTGGATGTCATACACAGGGCTTTGAAGATATTCGATGAACTATGGGTCGTTGTCATGATCAATCCGAAGAAAAAAGCGCTTCTGCCCCTCGACAAAAGACTCGAATTGATAAAAGAGCTTCTAAAGGACGAGCCGAGAGTGCATGTTGATAGCCACAGAGGTTTGCTCGTCGATTATGCCAAAAGTAAGAATATCAAAACCATTGTACGAGGCTTGAGGGCTGTGACAGATTTCCAATACGAATTGGAAATGGCCATTGCAAACAAGCATCTGTGGCCAGAATTGGAGACAGTTTTCTTGATGACTGATGAGAAGTTTTCGTTCTTATCATCTGGATTGGTCAGGGAAGTAGCATCCATGGGAGGAGACGTGAGCAATTGGGTTCCATCGAATGTTTTGGATGTTTTGAAAGAGATGTACGGGAAAGGTATGCTATAA
- a CDS encoding serine/threonine protein phosphatase: MTFVIGDIHGCSNSLMKLLESLPLTAESKLIFLGDYIDRGPDSKGVLEILLDLSKSYECIFIRGNHEQMLLDYILEGENFDLWLMNGADATLRSYGGIDKIPKQHIDFIQSTVLYAIKGNDLFVHAGVRPNIPIEKQNPFDLLWIRYEFIYSEAPLPSYRIFFGHTPFQEVLIMKDKIGLDTGCVYGNKLSAIALGTMKVYSSKCGG; the protein is encoded by the coding sequence TTGACGTTTGTGATAGGTGATATACACGGATGCTCGAACAGCTTGATGAAACTTTTGGAAAGCTTACCACTGACTGCTGAATCAAAATTGATCTTTTTGGGTGACTATATAGACAGGGGTCCAGATAGTAAAGGTGTGCTTGAAATACTGCTGGACCTTTCAAAGAGTTATGAGTGCATCTTCATCAGGGGCAATCACGAGCAAATGCTGCTTGACTATATTTTGGAAGGTGAAAACTTCGATTTGTGGCTTATGAATGGTGCGGATGCGACACTGAGAAGTTATGGAGGTATAGATAAAATACCAAAGCAGCATATCGATTTCATTCAATCTACAGTCCTATACGCTATAAAAGGTAACGATTTGTTTGTTCATGCTGGAGTTAGGCCAAATATCCCGATTGAAAAACAAAACCCATTCGACCTACTTTGGATCAGATATGAGTTTATTTACAGCGAGGCACCTTTACCCAGCTATAGGATTTTCTTTGGTCACACACCTTTCCAAGAGGTTTTAATAATGAAAGACAAAATAGGTTTGGACACAGGATGTGTTTATGGGAACAAGCTATCGGCGATAGCTCTTGGGACTATGAAAGTTTACAGTTCAAAGTGTGGAGGTTAA
- the lgt gene encoding prolipoprotein diacylglyceryl transferase, with the protein MKRFLIPLGFLSFLVTFLILTFQGKLILPRYLFKLGTFELRFYSIFILAGVLISYSLARRQAKQENVNLEQVDELVFYSVVFGVIGARVLYVFSNWKFYSRNPSEILKVWHGGLSIQGAILAGIATFLIYSNFKKGITFKPLQALDIGAAYLPLGQSIGRWGNFFNYEAFGEPTNLPWKMYVPPTMRPFEFKSYDYFHPTFLYESIWNFLTFLVLKRYLERYRKRFGEVFSLYLCFYSLGRICIERFRLDSMYVGPIRLAQLLSSTLIIVGFTLYVALRGGMIDVCDR; encoded by the coding sequence ATGAAACGTTTTCTGATACCACTTGGTTTCTTATCATTTCTTGTGACCTTTTTAATTCTCACCTTTCAAGGTAAATTGATCCTTCCAAGATATCTTTTTAAGTTGGGCACTTTCGAGTTGAGGTTTTATTCCATTTTCATTCTCGCAGGTGTTCTTATCTCTTATTCGCTTGCTCGCCGGCAGGCCAAGCAAGAGAATGTGAACTTGGAGCAAGTGGATGAACTTGTTTTTTATTCTGTTGTGTTTGGCGTGATTGGTGCGAGAGTTTTGTATGTTTTTTCCAATTGGAAATTCTACTCTAGAAATCCCTCGGAAATTTTAAAAGTTTGGCACGGCGGTCTTTCGATTCAGGGGGCTATCTTAGCTGGTATAGCAACTTTCTTGATTTATTCGAATTTTAAAAAGGGTATCACCTTCAAACCACTTCAAGCATTGGACATCGGCGCAGCGTATCTTCCACTTGGCCAGTCCATTGGAAGGTGGGGTAATTTCTTCAATTATGAGGCTTTTGGTGAGCCAACAAATCTACCCTGGAAAATGTATGTCCCACCAACTATGCGACCGTTCGAATTCAAGTCGTATGATTATTTTCACCCGACTTTTTTGTATGAGTCGATTTGGAATTTTCTGACATTTTTGGTATTGAAACGTTATTTGGAACGATACAGAAAAAGATTTGGAGAAGTGTTCTCGCTTTATCTGTGTTTCTACTCACTGGGACGAATTTGCATAGAGAGATTCAGACTAGATAGCATGTACGTTGGACCGATCAGGCTTGCACAACTTCTCAGTTCAACGTTGATAATCGTTGGATTCACTCTGTATGTAGCGTTGCGGGGTGGAATGATTGACGTTTGTGATAGGTGA
- the pth gene encoding aminoacyl-tRNA hydrolase, translating into MKHFVIGLGNPGPRYALNRHNVGFIFLDKYIEKLGCNSNFVREESYELMNCGTVCLVKPLTYMNVSGEAVKMLLVRYNLSVDDIIIVYDDIDLPLGKIRIRQRGSAGGHNGLKSIIEALETDEIVRVRIGIGPKPEGIDLAQFVLSNFSSEELVILDKVLDVAVEAVQVILSEGVQKAMSLYNSLEVIV; encoded by the coding sequence ATGAAACATTTCGTAATCGGATTGGGTAATCCAGGACCGCGTTATGCCTTGAATAGGCATAACGTGGGTTTTATATTTTTAGACAAATATATTGAAAAACTCGGATGCAACTCGAATTTTGTTCGAGAGGAAAGTTATGAATTGATGAATTGTGGTACAGTTTGCCTCGTCAAGCCTCTCACTTATATGAATGTCAGCGGAGAGGCCGTTAAGATGTTACTAGTCAGATACAATCTTTCGGTCGATGATATAATCATTGTGTACGATGATATCGATTTACCTCTCGGAAAGATCAGAATCAGGCAAAGGGGTAGTGCGGGAGGTCATAACGGTTTAAAGTCCATAATTGAAGCGCTTGAAACTGATGAGATCGTAAGGGTGAGAATTGGCATCGGACCGAAACCTGAGGGAATAGACCTTGCTCAATTTGTCCTCAGCAATTTTTCTAGTGAAGAACTAGTTATTTTGGATAAAGTTTTAGATGTGGCCGTTGAAGCTGTTCAAGTGATTTTATCAGAAGGTGTCCAAAAGGCGATGTCTTTGTACAACTCTTTAGAGGTGATCGTGTGA
- a CDS encoding 50S ribosomal protein L25, translating into MQLAAEIRMERGKRSARRLRKQGLIPAVIYGPESQPMPIKLKKQEVEKFVHTFSEAKPVTLQIKVGEEIQIIEAFVKKIQIDKVTDEVVHVDFYKPAKGHAMKIEIPLRVIGKPIGVEKGGIMEILRTELPVETLPTVLLEHIEIDVSDLDLGESYHVRNLKLPAGMKVLLPPDEALVTVIVPKGLQVEEIAATTPTEVEPEVIKKGKKVEETEEEKE; encoded by the coding sequence ATGCAGCTCGCAGCTGAGATCAGGATGGAGCGTGGAAAAAGGTCAGCTAGAAGGCTTAGAAAACAGGGTTTGATTCCAGCTGTTATTTACGGTCCTGAGAGCCAACCAATGCCTATCAAATTAAAGAAGCAAGAAGTTGAGAAATTCGTTCATACCTTTTCTGAAGCCAAACCAGTCACCCTGCAGATCAAGGTCGGTGAAGAAATTCAGATTATAGAAGCCTTCGTCAAGAAGATTCAAATTGATAAGGTGACCGATGAAGTCGTCCACGTCGACTTTTATAAGCCAGCGAAAGGGCATGCTATGAAGATCGAGATACCGTTACGCGTGATCGGTAAGCCCATTGGTGTTGAAAAGGGTGGCATCATGGAAATACTACGTACAGAGTTACCAGTAGAAACTTTGCCGACAGTTCTACTTGAGCACATAGAAATAGATGTCAGTGATTTGGATCTAGGTGAATCTTATCATGTTCGCAACTTAAAGTTACCAGCAGGTATGAAAGTATTGTTACCACCCGACGAGGCTCTTGTGACCGTGATTGTACCGAAGGGTCTCCAAGTTGAAGAGATCGCCGCAACAACTCCCACTGAAGTCGAGCCTGAAGTGATAAAGAAAGGCAAGAAAGTTGAAGAAACTGAAGAAGAGAAGGAATGA